A single window of Scylla paramamosain isolate STU-SP2022 chromosome 41, ASM3559412v1, whole genome shotgun sequence DNA harbors:
- the LOC135093000 gene encoding uncharacterized protein LOC135093000 isoform X2, whose amino-acid sequence MSRASIIERVQWACKRAWRRGAERLVSTTSRVPLTSRREDREDSQKAPRKGMSSPATTTTTTCHDLLLSLTGRGTKALQSRQGGRNVWKNGVVGSPERLTLLGLAGHTPQLVHRDDEGRMVSLLSHFTHSQVLDYSVVVLVPLPGRNAQNHRTSSLRDERLCQTA is encoded by the exons ATGAGCAGAGCGTCCATCATAGAGAGAGTCCAGTGGGCGTGCAAGAGGGCGTGGAGGCGTGGGGCGGAGAGGCTGGTGAGCACTACGAGCCGCGTGCCCCTCACCAGCAGGCGCGAGGACAGGGAGGACTCGCAGAAGGCGCCGAGGAAGGGGATGTCCtcgcccgccaccaccaccaccaccacctgccacgATCTTCTCCTCAGCTTGACGGGGAGGGGCACAaaa GCACTACAGTCTAGACAAGGAGGGAGAAACGTGTGGAAGAATGGTGTGGTTGGTAGCCCTGAGCGGCTGACCCTCCTGGGCCTGGCAGGGCACACGCCTCAGTTGGTCCACAGAGATGACGAAGGGAGAATGGTATCGCTGCTCTCTCATTTCACCCATTCTCAGGTATTGGATTACAG tgtggtggtgttggttccTCTCCCCGGCAGAAATGCTCAGAACCATAGGACTTCAAGCCTCCGAGATGAGAGGCTGTGTCAGACTGCATGA
- the LOC135092998 gene encoding uncharacterized protein LOC135092998 isoform X1, producing the protein MSSVYHWCFVPQCNSSSRNTPGKRFISVPKNMTIRKLWFRAAQRHDKNIPRGTSYCCEDHFNLEEDLENYKNFIKMKKRAKFKPGVLPHIFECHKNGGHNNGIQKNGHNNGVHKNGGHNSGVHKNGGQQSTTLQTRKGIDRPAQVMSEDGDPVNYAQSAAKLIGAQVATAVSANQVIRLRPILPKPAPQEQAAQNGDDHVKRKGMKQTILSLQEKMEVLERIDAGVSEKDICAEFHIKFKTFYDIKKNKKKIRADARTMQEPATATEVKKTKFTPSNHASLDAEVFRWYQKECATGVHVSGDDLQSAAARLAKQLNITDFKPSAGWLLRFWDQHCPADLEVTEKSNSADEAAVETFREELHGIFPTNQHAPATHTSAEVTTAIAPTEAVYIVERDTDRAPTEAVYIVERDTDRAPTEAVYIVEKDTDRGTLENEYIDLEENDPWDVNTPKEDPHSTPFVYSTPSQNAHNNEINDLQPRESWRETNTHDLPPLEQDADLHMEVRRELREIKDFMREMSSSMRSIKMAAKDISETLKVIAAARNGFR; encoded by the exons ATGTCGAGCGTCTATCACTGGTGTTTTGTTCCGCAGTGCAACAGCTCGTCACGCAATACCCCCGGGAAAAGGTTCATTTCTGTGCCCAAAAACATGACCATTAGGAAGCTGTGGTTCCGCGCAGCTCAGCGTCACGACAAAAACATCCCTCGTGGCACCAGCTACTGCTGTGAAGACCACTTCAAC CTAGAAGAGGAcctagaaaattataaaaatttcataaaaatgaaaaagcgTGCAAAGTTTAAGCCAGGTGTTCTGCCTCATATATTTGAATGTCACAAGAATGGTGGACACAACAATGGTATTCAAAAAAATGGACACAACAATGGTGTTCACAAGAACGGTGGGCACAACAGTGGTGTTCACAAGAATGGTGGCCAGCAAAGTACTACCTTGCAAACAAGAAAAG GCATTGATAGACCTGCACAGGTGATGAGTGAAGATGGTGATCCTGTCAACTATGCACAGTCTGCTGCAAAACTTATTGGTGCTCAG GTAGCTACTGCTGTATCTGCCAATCAAGTTATAAGACTGAGACCCATCCTGCCAAAGCCTGCTCCACAAGAGCAGGCTGCACAAAATGGAG ATGATCATGTCAAGAGGAAAGGCATGAAACAGACGATCTTGAGCCTACAGGAGAAAATGGAAGTCTTGGAGAGGATAGATGCTGGTGTCTCAGAGAAAGATATATGTGCAGAGTTTCATATAAAGTTCAAAACCTTCTATGAcatcaagaagaacaagaagaagatcCGTGCTGATGCCCGGACCATGCAGGAACCAGCGACTGCCACAGAAGTCAAGAAGACCAAGTTCACACCAAGCAACCATGCATCCCTGGATGCAGAGGTGTTCAGGTGGTACCAGAAGGAGTGTGCCACTGGGGTGCATGTGAGTGGGGATGACCTCCAAAGTGCTGCTGCAAGGTTGGCCAAACAACTTAACATCACCGACTTTAAACCAAGTGCTGGTTGGCTGTTAAGGTTTTGGGACCAACACTGCCCAGCCGACCTTGAGGTTACTGAGAAAAGTAACAGTGCTGACGAAGCAGCCGTGGAAACTTTCAGGGAGGAGCTGCATGGGATATTTCCAACCAACCAGCATG ctcctgccacacacacctcagCAGAGGTGACTACAGCCATAGCACCCACCGAAGCTGTGTACATTGtggagagagacacagacagagcaCCCACTGAAGCTGTGTACATTGtggagagagacacagacagagcaCCCACTGAAGCTGTGTACATTGTGGAGAAAGACACAGATAGAGGAACATTagaaaatgaatatatagaCCTAGAAGAGAATGATCCATGGGATGTCAACACACCCAAAGAAGACCCACATAGCACACCATTCGTGTACAGCACACCCAGCCAGAATGCACACAATAATGAAATCAATGATCTCCAACCTAGAGAAAGCTGGAGAGAAACCAACACCCATGACCTGCCACCACTGGAGCAGGATGCAGACTTGCACATGGAGGTAAGAAGGGAGCTCAGGGAGATCAAAGACTTTATGAGGGAGATGAGCTCTTCTATGAGATCCATTAAAATGGCAGCCAAAGACATCTCTGAAACACTGAAGGTAATTGCTGCTGCTCGTAATGGCTTTAGGTAA
- the LOC135092998 gene encoding uncharacterized protein LOC135092998 isoform X2, with amino-acid sequence MSSVYHWCFVPQCNSSSRNTPGKRFISVPKNMTIRKLWFRAAQRHDKNIPRGTSYCCEDHFNLEEDLENYKNFIKMKKRAKFKPGVLPHIFECHKNGGHNNGIQKNGHNNGVHKNGGHNSGVHKNGGQQSTTLQTRKDDHVKRKGMKQTILSLQEKMEVLERIDAGVSEKDICAEFHIKFKTFYDIKKNKKKIRADARTMQEPATATEVKKTKFTPSNHASLDAEVFRWYQKECATGVHVSGDDLQSAAARLAKQLNITDFKPSAGWLLRFWDQHCPADLEVTEKSNSADEAAVETFREELHGIFPTNQHAPATHTSAEVTTAIAPTEAVYIVERDTDRAPTEAVYIVERDTDRAPTEAVYIVEKDTDRGTLENEYIDLEENDPWDVNTPKEDPHSTPFVYSTPSQNAHNNEINDLQPRESWRETNTHDLPPLEQDADLHMEVRRELREIKDFMREMSSSMRSIKMAAKDISETLKVIAAARNGFR; translated from the exons ATGTCGAGCGTCTATCACTGGTGTTTTGTTCCGCAGTGCAACAGCTCGTCACGCAATACCCCCGGGAAAAGGTTCATTTCTGTGCCCAAAAACATGACCATTAGGAAGCTGTGGTTCCGCGCAGCTCAGCGTCACGACAAAAACATCCCTCGTGGCACCAGCTACTGCTGTGAAGACCACTTCAAC CTAGAAGAGGAcctagaaaattataaaaatttcataaaaatgaaaaagcgTGCAAAGTTTAAGCCAGGTGTTCTGCCTCATATATTTGAATGTCACAAGAATGGTGGACACAACAATGGTATTCAAAAAAATGGACACAACAATGGTGTTCACAAGAACGGTGGGCACAACAGTGGTGTTCACAAGAATGGTGGCCAGCAAAGTACTACCTTGCAAACAAGAAAAG ATGATCATGTCAAGAGGAAAGGCATGAAACAGACGATCTTGAGCCTACAGGAGAAAATGGAAGTCTTGGAGAGGATAGATGCTGGTGTCTCAGAGAAAGATATATGTGCAGAGTTTCATATAAAGTTCAAAACCTTCTATGAcatcaagaagaacaagaagaagatcCGTGCTGATGCCCGGACCATGCAGGAACCAGCGACTGCCACAGAAGTCAAGAAGACCAAGTTCACACCAAGCAACCATGCATCCCTGGATGCAGAGGTGTTCAGGTGGTACCAGAAGGAGTGTGCCACTGGGGTGCATGTGAGTGGGGATGACCTCCAAAGTGCTGCTGCAAGGTTGGCCAAACAACTTAACATCACCGACTTTAAACCAAGTGCTGGTTGGCTGTTAAGGTTTTGGGACCAACACTGCCCAGCCGACCTTGAGGTTACTGAGAAAAGTAACAGTGCTGACGAAGCAGCCGTGGAAACTTTCAGGGAGGAGCTGCATGGGATATTTCCAACCAACCAGCATG ctcctgccacacacacctcagCAGAGGTGACTACAGCCATAGCACCCACCGAAGCTGTGTACATTGtggagagagacacagacagagcaCCCACTGAAGCTGTGTACATTGtggagagagacacagacagagcaCCCACTGAAGCTGTGTACATTGTGGAGAAAGACACAGATAGAGGAACATTagaaaatgaatatatagaCCTAGAAGAGAATGATCCATGGGATGTCAACACACCCAAAGAAGACCCACATAGCACACCATTCGTGTACAGCACACCCAGCCAGAATGCACACAATAATGAAATCAATGATCTCCAACCTAGAGAAAGCTGGAGAGAAACCAACACCCATGACCTGCCACCACTGGAGCAGGATGCAGACTTGCACATGGAGGTAAGAAGGGAGCTCAGGGAGATCAAAGACTTTATGAGGGAGATGAGCTCTTCTATGAGATCCATTAAAATGGCAGCCAAAGACATCTCTGAAACACTGAAGGTAATTGCTGCTGCTCGTAATGGCTTTAGGTAA
- the LOC135092998 gene encoding uncharacterized protein LOC135092998 isoform X3 yields the protein MKKRAKFKPGVLPHIFECHKNGGHNNGIQKNGHNNGVHKNGGHNSGVHKNGGQQSTTLQTRKGIDRPAQVMSEDGDPVNYAQSAAKLIGAQVATAVSANQVIRLRPILPKPAPQEQAAQNGDDHVKRKGMKQTILSLQEKMEVLERIDAGVSEKDICAEFHIKFKTFYDIKKNKKKIRADARTMQEPATATEVKKTKFTPSNHASLDAEVFRWYQKECATGVHVSGDDLQSAAARLAKQLNITDFKPSAGWLLRFWDQHCPADLEVTEKSNSADEAAVETFREELHGIFPTNQHAPATHTSAEVTTAIAPTEAVYIVERDTDRAPTEAVYIVERDTDRAPTEAVYIVEKDTDRGTLENEYIDLEENDPWDVNTPKEDPHSTPFVYSTPSQNAHNNEINDLQPRESWRETNTHDLPPLEQDADLHMEVRRELREIKDFMREMSSSMRSIKMAAKDISETLKVIAAARNGFR from the exons atgaaaaagcgTGCAAAGTTTAAGCCAGGTGTTCTGCCTCATATATTTGAATGTCACAAGAATGGTGGACACAACAATGGTATTCAAAAAAATGGACACAACAATGGTGTTCACAAGAACGGTGGGCACAACAGTGGTGTTCACAAGAATGGTGGCCAGCAAAGTACTACCTTGCAAACAAGAAAAG GCATTGATAGACCTGCACAGGTGATGAGTGAAGATGGTGATCCTGTCAACTATGCACAGTCTGCTGCAAAACTTATTGGTGCTCAG GTAGCTACTGCTGTATCTGCCAATCAAGTTATAAGACTGAGACCCATCCTGCCAAAGCCTGCTCCACAAGAGCAGGCTGCACAAAATGGAG ATGATCATGTCAAGAGGAAAGGCATGAAACAGACGATCTTGAGCCTACAGGAGAAAATGGAAGTCTTGGAGAGGATAGATGCTGGTGTCTCAGAGAAAGATATATGTGCAGAGTTTCATATAAAGTTCAAAACCTTCTATGAcatcaagaagaacaagaagaagatcCGTGCTGATGCCCGGACCATGCAGGAACCAGCGACTGCCACAGAAGTCAAGAAGACCAAGTTCACACCAAGCAACCATGCATCCCTGGATGCAGAGGTGTTCAGGTGGTACCAGAAGGAGTGTGCCACTGGGGTGCATGTGAGTGGGGATGACCTCCAAAGTGCTGCTGCAAGGTTGGCCAAACAACTTAACATCACCGACTTTAAACCAAGTGCTGGTTGGCTGTTAAGGTTTTGGGACCAACACTGCCCAGCCGACCTTGAGGTTACTGAGAAAAGTAACAGTGCTGACGAAGCAGCCGTGGAAACTTTCAGGGAGGAGCTGCATGGGATATTTCCAACCAACCAGCATG ctcctgccacacacacctcagCAGAGGTGACTACAGCCATAGCACCCACCGAAGCTGTGTACATTGtggagagagacacagacagagcaCCCACTGAAGCTGTGTACATTGtggagagagacacagacagagcaCCCACTGAAGCTGTGTACATTGTGGAGAAAGACACAGATAGAGGAACATTagaaaatgaatatatagaCCTAGAAGAGAATGATCCATGGGATGTCAACACACCCAAAGAAGACCCACATAGCACACCATTCGTGTACAGCACACCCAGCCAGAATGCACACAATAATGAAATCAATGATCTCCAACCTAGAGAAAGCTGGAGAGAAACCAACACCCATGACCTGCCACCACTGGAGCAGGATGCAGACTTGCACATGGAGGTAAGAAGGGAGCTCAGGGAGATCAAAGACTTTATGAGGGAGATGAGCTCTTCTATGAGATCCATTAAAATGGCAGCCAAAGACATCTCTGAAACACTGAAGGTAATTGCTGCTGCTCGTAATGGCTTTAGGTAA